A window of Pseudoliparis swirei isolate HS2019 ecotype Mariana Trench chromosome 2, NWPU_hadal_v1, whole genome shotgun sequence genomic DNA:
GAGAACGACGAAGCCTTTACGTGACGTAAGGATGTGAACGGGTCTTGCTCGAGCCAatgtttggtttgtccattcTCGGCTACCGTAGCAACAAGGCGGCGCAACATGGCCGACTCTGTGAAGAGGACCCGCTCCATATTATTAGATAGTACACTACACGCTCATTCTAAGCCAAGGAAAACAGAACAGTCCTCAGTTTCATTTTGATGATCATACTTTAATTAAAAGAAAGttagaaatatattatttttccaTTTATGCTAATAGATCCCCAAAGTGCTACCCACTGGCCCTTTACTGAACAGATGGAATTAATGAACTGTTAAGATTGGAAGTGGGATTTAATGCATTTTATCAACTCTGAATTTAGTATTCAAAATACCGTAATCCTTTTAGGACCTCTCTGTGGCAGCTGGAGTCAATGTTGTTGAGATGAAAAGGACTAAGATGTTTAATAATCATGGCACAATACATTTTGCAAGATCCGagccaaatgtgttttttttactgccCTTCAGCCGTCGTCCTCTCCCTCACCTGTGTTGCTCAGGGAGATGTGCCACACAATTCACTCAGTTAGACTGCTAAATTGATTTTAATTGTATAAACATCTAACCAGTGAGTGACTCAAATGTAAtacttattattatgattattattactattattattatcatcattattattattattgttattataatattatttatggCTTTATACAGGCGTCCACCTAAAAGTAGCAACATTATCAACTAGCATGCCATAGAAATGTTTGCAATGTTTAATGAAATCGCTTTAACACTTTTAGTAAAAGACTCAGCCCCACTTTAACTAAAAATTGAAATATAATTAACTTGATGTTCAATTTGCATTTCAGTTTAATTCAGGTTAACATGCAGTGAAATGATAATAATTCTAAATTGTAGACTGTGGATGGATGCGGTGGGTCTTAAACAGCATGTGCTCCTGCACTTCATTTCCAATAATTCCCCTGGAATAAAAACTGTGTGTTTGAGTCAAGGAAGCTGAGCGTTATGGAGGATCCCGGTGTTAATTGAGGGCCGGCAGCAGCAGGCCCATGCCGGGTCGATGGCATATCAACCCCGTGGGCTTTCTAGACATCACTGGGATGCCTGAAAGGGCCCGGCCCCAAGGGAGcccacaggagaggagaggagaggacacacacacagacacacacacacacacacagacacacacacacacacacacacacaaacacttgcgtgctagtatatacactaccgttcagaagtttggggtcacttagaaatgtctttatttttcaaagaaaagcactgttttttcaataaagataacattaatcagaaatacacactatacattgttaatgtggtaaatgactattctaggtggaaacgtctggtttctaatgaaatatctccataggtgtatagaggcccatttccatcaactatcactccagtgttctaatggtacattgtgtttgctaatcgccttagaagactaatgtctgattagaaaacccttgtgcaattatgttagcacagctgaaaacagttatgctggtgatataagctatacaactggccttcctttgaacttgaagtttgaagaacaaaattaatacttcaaatattaatcattatttctaaccttgtcaatgtcttgactatattttctattcaattttcaattcatttgataaataaaagtgagttttcatggaagacacgaaattgtctggatgaccccaaacttttgaacggtagtgtatacattccaaatacacacacacactctcactcgatAAGCTATAGTTGTGGTTAAGGTCATCCAAATGCACACACTTGTTTTTTCCTctgcttctctcttcttcttttccctctctctctctctctctctctcttgcaaaCCAACAAACACACGCACTCAGCATGAGGTGAGTGGCATGGCTTGGAGATAAGGCTGCTATCAGATCTGGAATGGCTGCACTCATCGGTCACAGGGGCTTTTTTCTCCATCAGCTCTCCTTCCTCGGTCCTCTTCCTGTCTTTATCCATTTATAGTTGACCCTCTCCAGGCTGAGGAGTTATAGGGGGAAACGATATGTCATTTTCCTGATGTTTGAAAGGCCCGGCCTTCGCCCTGTATCACGGCAGTTCACTCATGTTTTCGTGCTTTGGCGACAGCTGTTCACCCAAACAGGATTGATCAAATATCAATAAAGTCACTCTGAGCCCAACAAGAAGATTTACACATTTGGGTGGGGTTCATCCCTAATCTCTCATGCATTTTGAGGGTTTGGCTTTGATTGAAGAGAATATGACATTACTATGAAACGAGTCCACACACAAATGATGCTGAAGCTTTGGGCATCTCGAGTCATATTTATCAGTGTGGCTGTAGATATCCGCACTTAAATTCTTATCCTTGATGCCAGACTGCTCTCTCTGATACTGTGAGATAGAATCGTACCCCCTGTCACCTCGCCATCGAAAGTTAGAGTGGAAAACAATGTCACTGTTGAATATTAAAATAACTCTATGGTTTCCCTGATCAGCCTGAGCATGAAACATTGCACTCATTAGCACGCCTGAAATATGGCACAAGAGAACATCTCTGTGTTTGAATTTCTTACACTGCATTCATATTGCTCTTTAGGGATTATTGAGACAATTTCCAATTTCAcatacaaaaaaaggaagtgcaAAAGTCACAAAAAGGACACAAAGTATTTATAATCTTAGAAGTAGTTTTTCGAGCAGAGAAGTGCCAGCAAGTGAAAGCTTGTcgaggaggacggagagtgGAATTTTCAAGCCTGTCTTGACAAAAAGAGATTTACATCTACTTTTTAAGATTAGGAGTAACTCTGCAGTCCTGTGGATTTCATCAGTAAAAGGAAAACAGAAAGTTACAAGTTAGGTTTGAAGAACAAGTCCAAGAACAAAGCTTCAGAACTCTGCAGAAAATCTAAACAAAAGAgtaaattctaaatcagaagtTTTAGAATTGAATTGGCAAAACTCAATccagcaaaaagaaaaacaggctGCTGCAGTGGAAAACTCAATATGACACACATTCTCCAAGGGTTGGAGGAGTGACACGAGGGACACCAGACAATTTACAGTCATCCCATATCATGTTTTTCTCGTTGGGTCTCGTTTCATTGCTGTCGTATTGTTCTGGAGGTTTACAATAACAGGGCTGCTTGAACAGTTACAGTCTTCACACTGGGCTCAGTAGACCACAACAAGTGACTGTCGGTCAAGGTGTTTAAGAATTGCAGTGTTCATCATCCTCAAAGTAATTTATCTGCATATagtacttacacacacacaaccacacacacacacacccttacacTTACACTGAAGCACACAGAGTCACTTTCACGCTCTGATGATATCAGCTCCTGGGCATTGCTGTCCTACCTGTGTCCTATCAAACATTAGACCAGATATACGGGTGTTAAGCTTTGATGGGACTCAGGAAGAAGAATTAGGTTTAAAATAATGTGCTGGAGCAAAAAAAGCGTAGCGCTCCCAGCATCGTGCTTTAAAAATACCCCACAGAGCCGACTGGAAGAGAAGATTAATACACTCTTTGATGTCTTACAGCCAAAACGGCGAGCAGAAATAATCAGTTTACAATGgctctgacgtgtgtgtgtgtgtgtgtgtgtgtgtgtgtgtgtgtgtgtgtggggggggggtctttccgTTTCAGTGGATTTCATCAAACTGGACTTGGCCTCCTTGCAGTCTGTCCGTCATTTTGTCCAGCGCTTCAAGGAGCGAGACCTACCACTAAACATTCTAGTCAACAATGGTGAGTGATGAAGATGTCGCCATCTCGTATTGAGTGAACGAAGGAGAAATCATAAAGGAGATTAATTTAAATGGCGTCACTGGACTGAATTTAGACGGATTTAAAGCATCACTCTTACATTCAGTATATTTCAAGTTCAAGTACTCCTTCATCGACACACTCTGTCATCCTCCAAAAGTATTTGGGTTCGggttaacatttatttttacagcaCATGAAATGATGAAGGCACTTGCAAATGACACAGTAGTACCAAATGTAAACCACACTTTGGTGTTTCATTTTTACCTCTTTTACTGAAGATTTaattaaacatcttttttttcctttacaaaatgtaccaACACACTGGCGATGAGAAAGATGAGGAAGATCTTGGGTATAAAACTGATGCTATTTAAGTGTAAAAATGGATATTGTTGAATACTTTTTCCCACAAAAGACATTAAAATTCTTAAATGTTCAATGTTcagacataataataatgtttataaTACATTCAACATCAAATACtgaaatgtatttgtgtgtgtgtgtgtgtgtgtgtgtgtgtgtgtgtgtgtgtgtgtgtgtgtgtgtgtgtgtgtgtgtgtgtgtgtgtgtgtgtgtgtgtgtgtgtgtgtgtgtgtgtgtgtgtgtgtgtgtgtgtgtgtgtgtgtgtcaagcggGTGTCATGCTGGTTCCTGAGGGCCGTACTGAAGATGGATTTGAGCAGCACTTCAGTGTGAACTACCTCGGCCACTTCCTGTTGACCTGGCTGCTCCTGGACATACTGAAGGATTCTGGGAAATGTGGTTACTTCTCACGCATTGTCAACGTCTCTTCCTCAGCCCACCGCGTTGGCAAGATCGGACTAAATGATTTTAATAGCTGGTaggcttaaacacacacacacacacacatacacgttaGCAATCCCAacaaaataacaatatatattacaaagcTGACTAATTTAATTCGTATGTAAAGAATAATTCCAatttatttgaacttgttttggaCTTGTATCAGTGATAATAGCATTGGACCTAGTTAATTGATGAGATCTGGGTGCACATGGAAATCGGTTAGATAATTAGACGGGATGTAAATTCCAATAAACAAAACCACAAAAATGATACTCTAGTTGTATTAAACAAGAATAATAACCTACaactatgtgtttttttgtaagaTACGAACATTTCAAGTCCATCACCAACGGCAGTGTCACATTTTCCTGTTGCTATGACGAGAAAACAGTTGGCACCAGTGGGCTCAGTATCTTTTCAGTAGGTGTGTGTAGCTTGCAAGGCTTTAGTGATGCCCTCAAGGGTGCTTGGAAGAtgactggaaaaaaagaaactgtcTGTATACTCCCAATTGTTTCCTTTCCGATGACTCAGAATTTCCCACCAGTACGGTAAAGGAAATATTATGATTGTATTATCCTCCAGTGTATATTAGATACTCAAACAGTCTTTCACAGATGTGTTTTTCAGTGTAATGAGCTTTTTTACATattcaatatattattatagtgAAACAACAATCCACAGATATGTAAATCTAAAAACTACTTTGCATGTTGAAAGTCTGCAAACACAAACAGCAGATGATTAAAAGAAGTAAAAACAACTGCAGTGTAGCGCTCACTGCCTGGCAGCTGTGGAAACTGCAGATACTTTCCGTTCCTGTAGATGGCGAACATCAGCATGCGTACACCttcaactgctgctgctgctgcagctactTCTATTGGACTAgatcctcacagaagctgatgtaggaagttacagcctctgtgtactcatccaggctgttggtagcagtcctgaagacatcccagtcagtacagtcaaagcacgcccgtagatcctccagagcctcactggtccacttcttgaacttcctcaccacaggtttgcagagctttagtctctgcctgtatgagggaatcagatgaaccatgacgtggtcagagtttcccagtgcagctcgagggacggcgtgataggccctgctgattgttgtgtagcagtggtccagaatgctcttctctggtagggcatttaattaactgtctatatttaggagttcgtggctgaggtttcctttgttaaaatcccgagtacaataactaaagagtccgggaaggtccgctccacacgccgtatctgttcagcgagtgtctgttgtgcctcattcacgttcccctgcggcggcatgtaaactccgccaggatgaatgaagcgaactcacgtggggagtagaagggtttgcagtggatgataaagattccaggtccgcgaacagtgctgtagaatcaccgttacgtcgctgcaccagccgttgttgaggtaaaagcagattcctccaccctttttaccggagagctccgagacccggtccgctcgaacagctggaagccagcgagctggagcgcagaatctggtatcgagccactaagccatgattccgtgaaacacagaacggaggatgaggagaagtctctgtctctcccaccagcagctggagttcgtccagtttgttgcacagtgagcggacgttgagagaaatatgcccggcagcgctgtacgagatcccgtttcgtAGCCGCACAAGCGCCCCGAACGCTTCCCTCTCCGCGCGTTTCACCacgtggcgaaggtgagcacaccttttacaaaaatgtccagtaactccacagaagttaaaaacgttggaagtaaatccgctggagttgttcccctgatgatcaagagctcttctctggtgaaagagctctgggaatcccagcagaaaacagtatttaaaacgaaaacaataaaaaacatcgcgcaccaacacaccgaggcgacctttcgcggcgccatcagaaCTCTTACATTCAGTACATTTCAAGTTCAAGTACTCCTTCATCGACACTGTCATCCTCCAAAAGTATTTGGGTTCGggttaacatttatttttacagcaCATGAAATGATGAAGGCACTTGCAAATGACACAGTAGTACCAAATGTAAACCACACTTTGGTGTTTCATTTTTACCACTTTTACTGAAGATTTaattaaacatcttttttttccttttcaaaatGTACCAACACACTGGCGATGAGAAAGATGAGGAAGATCTTGGGTATAAAACTGATGCTATTTAAGTGTAAAAATGGATATTGTTGAATACTTTTTCCCACAAAAGACATTAAAATTCTTAAATGTTCAATGTTcagacataataataatgtttataaTACATTCAACATCAAATactgaaatgtgtttgtgtgcgtgtgttttaaatgattgtgtctgtgtgtgtgtgtcaagcggGTGTCATGCTGGTTCCTGAGGGCCGTACTGAAGATGGATTTGAGCAGCACTTCAGTGTGAACTACCTCGGCCACTTCCTGTTGACCTGGCTGCTCCTGGACATACTGAAGGATTCTGGGAAATGTGGTTACTTCTCACGCATTGTCAACGTCTCTTCCTCAGCCCACCGCGTTGGCAAGATCGGACTAAATGATTTTAATAGCTGGTaggcttaaacacacacacacacacgttagcaatcccaacaaaataacaatatatattacaaagcTGACTAATTTAATTCGTATGTAAAGAATAATTCCAatttatttgaacttgttttggaCTTGTATCAGTGATAATAGCATTGGACCTAGTTAATTGATGAGATCTGGGTGCACATGGAAATCGGTTAGATAATTAGACGGGATGTAAATTCCAATAAACAAAACCACAAAAATGATACTCTCGTTGTATTAAACAAGAATAATAACCTACaactatgtgtttttttgtaagaTAAGAACATTTCAAGTCCATCACCAACGGCAGTGTCACATTTTCCTGTTGCTATGACGAGAAAACAGTTGGCACCAGTGGGCTCAGTATCTTTTCAGTAGGTGTGTGTAGCTTGCAAGGCTTTAGTGATGCCCTCAAGGGTGCTTGGAAGAtgactggaaaaaaaagaaactgtctGTATACTCCCAATTGTTTCCTTTCCGATGACTCAGAATTTCCCACCAGTACGGTAAAGGAAATATTATGATTGTATTATCCTCCAGTGTATATTAGATACTCAAACAGTCTTTCACAGATGTGTTTTTCAGTGTAATGAGCTTTTTTACATattcaatatattattatagtgAAACAACAATCCACAGATATGTAAATCTAAAAACTACTTTGCATGTTGAAAGTCTGCAAACACAAACAGCAGATGATTAAAAGAAGTAAAAACAACTGCAGTGTAGCGCTCACTGCCTGGCAGCTGTGGAAACTGCAGATACTTTCCGTTCCTGTAGATGGCGCACATCAGCATGCGTACGCCttcaactgctgctgctgctgcagctactTCTATTGGACTAGATCTCCCCAGTTGTAGATCTTTGTGAAATAGCTGGAGCTCTGCAGCCGAATGAGGTTGTGTGGTTTCAGATGCTGCACATCAATGACACCGTGTGTCCCTGTGGGGCCTGAGGATGCACAGAGGTCTCGTTAAGTTTCCACTGTCAGAAGAGCTTGGCCTTATTCAACAGGACATATAAAGTAGTGTGGCAACAGTTAATTAAAATGAACTGAACAAAACTGAGAAAAACGGTTTCACTGCCTTTCATCCTTGTTTTACTTAAAGGCATTTCatggttttaatgttttaatgtcttaCAGTATTCATTGGTTTCTCTCCTCAGCCAGTGTTATTCAGCCCATGCTGCTTACTGCCAAAGTAAGCTGGCCCAGCTGTTATTTAGTTCCCACCTCCACCAGGAGCTGCAGCATGGAGGTTTCCCGCTGAGTTCATGTGCCGTGGACCCTGGCATGGTGGATACTGCTCTCTATCGCCACCTCTGGACGCCCTTCTGCCTGCTGCAGTGCGCCGTTGCTCGCCTGCTTTTCAAGGTAAAACACTCTGCTATGCTTTCATCTGCTTTAGTCACACATTTATTGACATTGATTTATGTCATCCTGCAAGTCAACAGAGCAGCTATGATATAAATATTAAAGTACACTTGATACACACAAGTGGTAGAATATAGCTTTAGTTTGCACATATTCCACTATGTTTCTGAGTACAATATGTTTATTTCTACTTAACCACTCTGATTCACCATGTTCCCTCTCAACTCACAGTAGTTTGTCTATAACCCTTTATTTTGATTCAATTACTTTATTGTTACAATATTTCTTTCTAGGACGCCTAGGCCTTTAAATCAAAGATCATCTAAACGTCATGCCTGAAGCTTCACTTAGTTATGCTGCTTTCTGTGAGTTGAATGGCGAGAGTGTAAATGTCTCAACGGTCAAATGTGGCGTCTCGTTCTGCTTTTTCTCTGTGAAAGATTTGCAAACCAATCGTATTGTTGCATTGAAAAAAAACCGATCtgcaatcaaactatttgtgCAGTGATGAAGCACATAATGTATCACACACCTTTATCATCCTCATGTCACACACCTGTGTCTGCTTCATTATAATGACGGACGCGCCCGGCATGTAAACACGTAAACTGGGACGCTTTGTAGTTCCTcaacaaaacaaaccaacatgcTCTCCTGGAAAGGAACTGCTGCGACACAACATCCCTTTGTTCAAGGTGTCCAGCTGTGAGCTGAGAAGACAAACTTTTATTTGACAAGATGAAGCGCAGACAACCAGACATGCGCAACACGCATACACAGTGAAAATGGAAGTGCTACTAAAAAGCAATGCTGTTCACTGTGTGCTGTATTTATAAAACATGTCTTGCCTGAAGCGCTGGCCGCAGGGCTGCTGTTAGTGTCCCTGGGATCTCATGGAAGGAGACGTCCGTGCGTGTTTGAgcccaaaaaaagacaattgtcACAGGCATTTGCCTCCAAGAACAACCCGTGGGATAGTTCTGCTCCACATACGCAACATATTAATCGCACAAAGTCATGCATGTTATCATTACCacgcacatgaacacacacacacacacacacacacacacacacacacacacacacaaacggtgTCTCTCCTGTTACGACACCTTTTTTATCTCGAGCCATAACATTTAGGTTCATTCAGAGCCAAAGGCGAGAAGATGGGGAGAGAAttaaaaagacagagagagagagagtacttTATTAACCCTAAATCATAAAGCAAATAACAAAAGGATAATAAAGTCTGAAAGAGTTGAGCCATTAAGTCGACTGCCAGCAGGCACATTCAAAAACATATAATCGGATTGATTGGGGTGATGAGGCATTTAAAATTAACCGATTCATTTCCCCAACACTCATGCTgccttcacaccaaaagtgttggGAGTAGattccatgcaaagtcaatgcacggaGGAATGGATGCCAAGAAAGCGGATTGTCGGCCagttgtgtatatacatatacaggactgtctcagaaaattagaatattgtgatgaagttctttattttctgtaatgcattctggattcattacaaatcaactgaaatattgcaagccttttattctgatttattgctgattatggcttacagcttaagaaaactcaaatatcctatctctaaatattagaatatcatgaaaaagtatactagtagggtattaaacaaatcacttgaattgtctaattaactcgaaacacctgcaagggtttcctgagccttgacaaacactcagctgttataaatctttttttttacttggtctgaggaaatattaaaattttatgagataggattttagagttttcttaagctgtaagccataatcagcaatattaaaagaataaaaggcttgcaatatttcagttgatttgtcatgaatccagaatgcatgacatttttgtttttttaattgcattacagaaaataaagaactttatcacaatattctaattttctgagacagtcctgtatatatatcttgCTCGTcagtttatttgactttgtgctCTTAGAAAATCATGTTTCTGTGATCGACGCTTCCCCCTTTTGATGTCGGACGGGCTCACGCAATCGTCCTGAGGACTGACCTCTGGTTCGAATTAACGAGACAGTTTGAGGGCAGATCATCCTGTGAGAATCTGAGATAGCCTGATGTCAATCATCGGGTTAATTTCAGCTGGATAATAGGACTGGAGCAGCTTCCGGGCCAcgacccgtgggtttcccccaaaggctccaaggatcagccaggcaccaagaggtttcgTTGAACGACAtattttattcacacacacgacgcacagcagaccgcaaaacctgcgccgcctctgctcacttctctctgctccaccctcaactgggtgcttttatgagggcggcctcggctgctgactgattgccaatcaccagcagccgaggccaaattagagacagctgccacaaggacGTTTGATGGACTTTGTTGACCCACGAACGAGGTTCAGCCCTCCTTTGGCATTCACTtacgaacacacacgcacacacacacacacacacacacacaaacacacacacataaataaatatgactaataatactaattaatattgtgtgtgtgtgtgtgtgtgtgtttatttacgtCTTCCACAGACTCCTGCAGAGGGCGCTGCCACTGTATTGTTTGCTGCCCTGTCACCGGCCCTGGAGGGGGAGTGTGGTGGAGGCTACTGGGCCAAGGGGCGCAGGGAGATGACAACACcagcgacctttgacccccagcTGCAGCTAAGCTTATGGGAAACCAGCGTCCAGTTGCTGGGCCTGTAGTAGCATGGGAGGAATGGACTGGAGTAAACCctcgaaggaaaaaaaacagataAAGACCGTTACCACCAGCCACCTCATCCTCCACGATCCCGTTTTCTCCGTGTTTATTTCCGTCCATTACTCACACCAAGGTTTTCATAGAGATTTATGTTTACAATCCGCTGCTGGACTGTGATTGGTTTTTAGGGGAGTGAAGAGCTCCATTTGTTCCAGACCCACCaaagaactatttttttttCGCGATGAGCAAATAAAcatacaccaacacacaatAGGGTTCTATCAATATATGATTTTGCTGTCAAAGTTACTGGGCAGCTGCTGGCCTTAAGTTCTTCACAGATATCAGTTATCATCCATCTCTGATGTGaagtttattcactgatcataACTAACCTGATGTCTGGCCAGAGAAATCATTCCGCAGTGCTATGTTCTAAAATGTGCAACGGCACCTGCTCCACTCTGCCTTAATGTCATCCGCCTGGCTTTCAGTGCGTTCATCGTCCCTGTGAACTAACTGCTCCATCTGTAAAGTCAAAATATCAGCAAACATTAAAATGCTTTTttgaaaaaattattattacatt
This region includes:
- the LOC130201469 gene encoding dehydrogenase/reductase SDR family member on chromosome X-like: MFAAVRSCLLPIIKLYLLGFKVLLAQLFSAPFRLPVMPRQDGKVAIVTGGGRGIGYEAVRHMAKLGAHVIIGGRDEHEGRVVIRRICEEYKEAKVDFIKLDLASLQSVRHFVQRFKERDLPLNILVNNAGVMLVPEGRTEDGFEQHFSVNYLGHFLLTWLLLDILKDSGKCGYFSRIVNVSSSAHRVGKIGLNDFNSCQCYSAHAAYCQSKLAQLLFSSHLHQELQHGGFPLSSCAVDPGMVDTALYRHLWTPFCLLQCAVARLLFKTPAEGAATVLFAALSPALEGECGGGYWAKGRREMTTPATFDPQLQLSLWETSVQLLGL